The following are encoded together in the Arcticibacterium luteifluviistationis genome:
- a CDS encoding WYL domain-containing protein — MTKGSPNSIIRLIEMLATSPKSKKTLSESLNLSIKQVGRLLEKVENIGYFLEETENKEFFIFGADLLKNRLFDDSEKKQIKKVIKAFGDSNPLNISILRKLSSLDISIPLIPDVKDVNRGKNYQNILYAIKANQYVWLRAYFSPNGKVKMKDRYVFPLSFIDNDQQFIAYEKSSRREKTFKLDRVGIVEVTGDTAEIRTKGKQKTDAFGITTLSKQYHIDLKLSDYAGLLMMEEFNETHQYLEKKEEGYEFRGPISANEGIGRFILSLPGQIEIIKGKELLNYLIAKKKEFNF; from the coding sequence ATGACTAAAGGAAGCCCGAATTCTATTATACGACTTATCGAAATGTTGGCAACTTCGCCAAAATCAAAGAAAACTCTTTCAGAAAGTTTAAATCTGTCAATAAAACAGGTAGGTCGACTTTTGGAAAAAGTTGAAAACATTGGTTATTTCTTAGAAGAAACTGAAAATAAAGAGTTTTTTATTTTTGGAGCAGATTTATTAAAAAATAGGCTATTTGATGATAGTGAAAAAAAACAAATTAAGAAAGTTATTAAAGCCTTTGGAGATTCAAATCCATTAAATATAAGCATTTTAAGGAAATTGTCATCTTTGGATATTTCAATACCTCTTATCCCCGATGTTAAAGATGTAAATAGAGGTAAAAATTACCAAAACATACTTTATGCAATCAAAGCAAATCAATATGTTTGGTTAAGGGCTTATTTTTCTCCAAATGGAAAAGTGAAAATGAAAGATAGGTATGTTTTTCCACTTTCATTTATTGATAATGACCAGCAATTTATTGCGTATGAGAAATCATCTAGACGAGAGAAAACCTTCAAATTAGATAGAGTTGGTATTGTTGAAGTTACTGGAGACACTGCAGAAATAAGAACTAAAGGAAAGCAAAAAACGGATGCCTTTGGAATTACAACTTTGAGCAAGCAATATCATATTGATTTAAAGCTTAGCGATTATGCTGGTTTGCTTATGATGGAGGAGTTTAATGAAACTCATCAATATCTAGAAAAAAAAGAGGAAGGGTATGAATTTCGAGGTCCAATATCAGCAAACGAGGGTATTGGACGATTTATACTTAGCCTTCCAGGGCAGATTGAAATAATTAAGGGTAAGGAACTCCTAAACTATTTAATTGCAAAAAAGAAGGAATTTAACTTTTAA